Proteins encoded together in one Lathyrus oleraceus cultivar Zhongwan6 chromosome 5, CAAS_Psat_ZW6_1.0, whole genome shotgun sequence window:
- the LOC127086927 gene encoding disease resistance protein RUN1 isoform X1: MASTHRICKHDVFLSFRGTDTRNTFTDHLYHHLIKKGISVFKDDQNLQKGESISPQLLQAIRDSRVSIVVFSKAYSKSKWCLDEIADIAECHEQLKQTAIPVFYDVDPSHVRKQTGVFKSAFELYTKLFRSDLDKVDRWRRALTHFANLVGFDVRDKPEFTEIEKIVQAVIKALNHKFSGFSSDLVGMQPRVQELEKLLKLNSKNDDFRVLGIWGMGGVGKTTHATVLYDRISYQFDARCFISNTSKLYMEGGVVAVQKQILRQTLDERNLDSYDTCEIAGIMLNRLHSSIKVLLVLDNVDQLEQLQELGINPNLLWSGSRIIITTRDEHILRVYGADTVHKVPMLNSNDACELFRTRAFRGEDQSSDCVELIPEILKYAQNLPLAIKVIGSFLCTRDATQWRDALDRLKNNPDSKIMDVLQMSVDGLQHQEKEIFLHIACFFKGEREVYVNRILDACGLHPHIGIQRILEKSLITIKNQEIHMHDMLQKLGKKIVRHRFPEEPGSWSRLWQYHDFYQVLTTETGTINVKAIVLDQKESFSKCRAEGFSKMRNLALLILYHNNFSGNLDFLSNNLRYLLWHGCPFTSLPSNFEPYYLVELNMPHSSIQRLWEGRKELPNLKRMDLSNTKYLIETPKFFWTPKLERLDFTGCTNLIQVHPSIGHLTELVFLCLQNCSSLVDLDFGSVSRLSSLRVLRLSGCTKLEKTPDFNGTSNLEYLDMDECTTLSEVHESIGDLTKLKFLSLRNCTNLVEMPDRIKRMVSLVTLDFYGCSSLTILPSTDHMSSLISLDLSFCNIHEVPNTIKWLFRLERLNLQGNKLRSLPDCFYFLDNLAYVNLSHCHELKTIELGPPPKSVSGGKYFNIAAGSRDHRSGFYIFDCPKFTVKSKNQSVECSWLQRLLLSPCNFRGGFDIVVPCDWKNTVFPASSCIPRWFNHQFDGGSIVRIVDFDEFDKKFGIAFCVAFEVSNHLGNSGSPQDSFSSTLPHPLYLSFESEHTEERFDMPLNLELHKIDGCKHLWLIYISREHCHFLKTGAHITFKACPGLLINKWGVRLVMKNLMKSYPDSSFLEHLPDTDAPQLFFDYVQKTSIRSGTKIQLPYNWLVTEKEEVENSGAKSKETDLSNLGL; the protein is encoded by the exons ATGGCTTCCACTCACAGAATCTGTAAACATGACGTGTTTCTCAGTTTCCGAGGCACTGACACTCGCAACACTTTCACCGATCATCTCTATCACCATCTTATCAAAAAAGGCATTTCCGTCTTCAAGGACGATCAAAATCTCCAGAAAGGAGAATCCATTTCACCGCAGCTTCTACAAGCAATTCGAGATTCAAGGGTTTCCATAGTTGTCTTCTCAAAAGCATATTCTAAATCAAAGTGGTGTTTGGATGAAATTGCTGATATCGCGGAATGCCACGAACAGTTGAAGCAAACTGCTATCCCCGTTTTCTACGACGTTGATCCATCTCATGTTCGAAAGCAGACTGGGGTTTTCAAAAGCGCGTTTGAATTATACACTAAATTGTTTAGATCTGACCTAGATAAGGTTGATCGATGGCGGAGAGCTCTCACTCATTTCGCCAATTTGGTTGGATTTGATGTTAGAGATAA GCCAGAGTTTACAGAGATTGAAAAAATTGTTCAGGCAGTCATAAAAGCATTGAATCATAAATTCTCAGGGTTTAGTAGTGATCTTGTTGGGATGCAGCCTCGCGTACAAGAATTAGAAAAGCTTCTAAAATTGAACTCAAAAAATGATGATTTTCGAGTTCTTGGAATATGGGGGATGGGTGGAGTAGGAAAGACAACTCATGCTACTGTTTTGTATGATAGGATCTCTTATCAGTTTGATGCACGCTGTTTTATTAGTAACACTAGCAAACTTTATATGGAGGGTGGTGTCGTTGCGGTACAAAAACAAATTCTTCGTCAAACTCTTGACGAAAGAAATCTAGACTCGTACGATACTTGTGAAATCGCCGGGATTATGTTAAATAGGCTTCACAGTAGCATTAAGGTCCTTCTAGTTCTTGACAATGTTGATCAATTAGAGCAATTGCAGGAATTGGGTATAAATCCTAATTTACTTTGGAGTGGTAGTAGAATAATCATAACCACAAGGGATGAGCATATTTTAAGAGTATATGGGGCAGATACAGTACATAAAGTTCCCATGTTGAATAGTAATGATGCCTGTGAACTTTTTCGAACAAGAGCCTTCAGAGGTGAAGACCAAAGTAGCGATTGCGTTGAGTTGATTCCAGAGATACTAAAATATGCTCAAAATCTCCCGTTAGCAATTAAAGTAATAGGCTCTTTCTTGTGTACCCGAGATGCTACTCAGTGGAGAGATGCTTTGGATAGATTGAAGAACAATCCAGACAGTAAAATTATGGATGTGCTTCAGATGAGTGTTGATGGACTACAACATCAAGAGAAGGAGATATTTTTGCACATTGCTTGTTTCTTTAAAGGGGAGAGGGAAGTTTATGTTAATCGAATTCTAGATGCTTGTGGATTACACCCTCACATTGGAATTCAAAGAATCCTTGAGAAATCTCTAATTACCATTAAAAACCAGGAGATTCATATGCATGATATGTTACAAAAATTGGGCAAGAAAATCGTCCGACATCGATTTCCCGAAGAACCGGGATCATGGAGTAGATTATGGCAATACCATGATTTCTATCAAGTCTTGACAACAGAAACG GGAACAATCAATGTTAAAGCTATAGTTCTGGATCAAAAGGAAAGTTTCTCCAAATGCAGGGCTGAAGGATTTTCAAAAATGAGGAACCTTGCACTTCTCATATTGTATCATAACAACTTTTCAGGAAATTTGGATTTTCTTTCCAACAACTTGCGATATCTTTTGTGGCATGGATGCCCTTTTACTTCTTTGCCGTCAAATTTTGAGCCATATTATCTTGTGGAATTGAATATGCCTCATAGTAGCATTCAACGACTGTGGGAAGGTCGCAAG GAACTACCTAATTTGAAAAGGATGGATTTGAGCAACACCAAGTATCTTATAGAGACTCCAAAGTTTTTTTGGACCCCAAAATTGGAGCGGTTAGATTTTACAGGATGCACAAACTTAATACAGGTCCATCCATCCATTGGACATCTTACTGAACTTGTTTTCTTATGTTTGCAAAACTGCAGCAGTTTGGTTGACCTTGATTTTGGTAGTGTATCAAGATTAAGTTCTTTGAGAGTTCTACGCCTTTCTGGTTGTACAAAACTTGAAAAGACTCCAGATTTTAACGGCACATCAAATCTCGAGTACCTTGATATGGACGAATGTACAACTTTATCCGAAGTTCATGAATCCATTGGGGATTTGACAAAGCTTAAATTCTTGAGTTTGAGAAACTGTACAAATCTGGTTGAAATGCCCGATAGGATTAAGAGGATGGTATCCCTTGTAACTCTAGATTTCTATGGTTGCTCAAGTCTTACAATTCTACCTAGTACTGATCATATGAGTTCTTTGATATCTCTAGATTTAAGCTTTTGCAATATTCATGAAGTACCAAATACTATTAAATGGTTATTCAGGTTAGAAAGACTAAATCTACAAGGAAACAAATTGCGTTCACTACCTGATTGTTTCTACTTTCTTGACAACCTAGCATATGTGAACTTATCTCATTGCCATGAGCTTAAAACTATTGAACTCGGCCCACCTCCAAAAAGTGTTTCTGGAGGAAAATATTTTAACATAGCAGCGGGATCTCGTGATCATAGGTCAGGATTTTATATATTTGACTGCCCTAAGTTCACGGTTAAATCCAAAAATCAATCCGTAGAATGTTCGTGGTTACAAAGACTACTTCTG AGTCCCTGTAACTTTCGGGGTGGCTTTGACATTGTTGTACCTTGTGATTGGAAAAACACTGTTTTTCCAGCAAGTAGTTGTATTCCAAGATGGTTCAATCACCAATTTGATGGCGGTTCAATAGTAAGGATAGTAGATTTTGATGAGTTTGACAAGAAGTTTGGCATTGCCTTCTGTGTGGCATTTGAGGTAAGCAATCATCTTGGGAATTCTGGTTCTCCACAGGATTCATTTTCCTCAACACTCCCACATCCTTTATATCTTTCTTTTGAAAGTGAACACACAGAGGAACGCTTCGATATGCCACTTAATTTGGAACTGCACAAAATTGATGGCTGCAAACATCTTTGGCTAATTTATATCTCTCGAGAGCACTGCCATTTCTTAAAAACTGGAGCGCATATCACATTTAAAGCCTGCCCAGGTTTGTTAATAAATAAATGGGGAGTACGCTTGGTAATGAAGAATCTAATGAAATCATATCCTGACTCTAGCTTCTTGGAACACTTACCAGACACTGATGCGCCCCAACTTTTCTTTGATTATGTACAAAAAACCAGCATTAGGTCTGGAACTAAAATCCAACTTCCTTACAATTGGTTGGTCACTGAAAAGGAAGAAGTTGAGAATTCTGGAGCCAAGTCAAAAGAAACTGATCTTTCCAATCTGGGCCTTTAG
- the LOC127086927 gene encoding disease resistance protein RUN1 isoform X2, which translates to MASTHRICKHDVFLSFRGTDTRNTFTDHLYHHLIKKGISVFKDDQNLQKGESISPQLLQAIRDSRVSIVVFSKAYSKSKWCLDEIADIAECHEQLKQTAIPVFYDVDPSHVRKQTGVFKSAFELYTKLFRSDLDKVDRWRRALTHFANLVGFDVRDKPEFTEIEKIVQAVIKALNHKFSGFSSDLVGMQPRVQELEKLLKLNSKNDDFRVLGIWGMGGVGKTTHATVLYDRISYQFDARCFISNTSKLYMEGGVVAVQKQILRQTLDERNLDSYDTCEIAGIMLNRLHSSIKVLLVLDNVDQLEQLQELGINPNLLWSGSRIIITTRDEHILRVYGADTVHKVPMLNSNDACELFRTRAFRGEDQSSDCVELIPEILKYAQNLPLAIKVIGSFLCTRDATQWRDALDRLKNNPDSKIMDVLQMSVDGLQHQEKEIFLHIACFFKGEREVYVNRILDACGLHPHIGIQRILEKSLITIKNQEIHMHDMLQKLGKKIVRHRFPEEPGSWSRLWQYHDFYQVLTTETGTINVKAIVLDQKESFSKCRAEGFSKMRNLALLILYHNNFSGNLDFLSNNLRYLLWHGCPFTSLPSNFEPYYLVELNMPHSSIQRLWEGRKELPNLKRMDLSNTKYLIETPKFFWTPKLERSLVDLDFGSVSRLSSLRVLRLSGCTKLEKTPDFNGTSNLEYLDMDECTTLSEVHESIGDLTKLKFLSLRNCTNLVEMPDRIKRMVSLVTLDFYGCSSLTILPSTDHMSSLISLDLSFCNIHEVPNTIKWLFRLERLNLQGNKLRSLPDCFYFLDNLAYVNLSHCHELKTIELGPPPKSVSGGKYFNIAAGSRDHRSGFYIFDCPKFTVKSKNQSVECSWLQRLLLSPCNFRGGFDIVVPCDWKNTVFPASSCIPRWFNHQFDGGSIVRIVDFDEFDKKFGIAFCVAFEVSNHLGNSGSPQDSFSSTLPHPLYLSFESEHTEERFDMPLNLELHKIDGCKHLWLIYISREHCHFLKTGAHITFKACPGLLINKWGVRLVMKNLMKSYPDSSFLEHLPDTDAPQLFFDYVQKTSIRSGTKIQLPYNWLVTEKEEVENSGAKSKETDLSNLGL; encoded by the exons ATGGCTTCCACTCACAGAATCTGTAAACATGACGTGTTTCTCAGTTTCCGAGGCACTGACACTCGCAACACTTTCACCGATCATCTCTATCACCATCTTATCAAAAAAGGCATTTCCGTCTTCAAGGACGATCAAAATCTCCAGAAAGGAGAATCCATTTCACCGCAGCTTCTACAAGCAATTCGAGATTCAAGGGTTTCCATAGTTGTCTTCTCAAAAGCATATTCTAAATCAAAGTGGTGTTTGGATGAAATTGCTGATATCGCGGAATGCCACGAACAGTTGAAGCAAACTGCTATCCCCGTTTTCTACGACGTTGATCCATCTCATGTTCGAAAGCAGACTGGGGTTTTCAAAAGCGCGTTTGAATTATACACTAAATTGTTTAGATCTGACCTAGATAAGGTTGATCGATGGCGGAGAGCTCTCACTCATTTCGCCAATTTGGTTGGATTTGATGTTAGAGATAA GCCAGAGTTTACAGAGATTGAAAAAATTGTTCAGGCAGTCATAAAAGCATTGAATCATAAATTCTCAGGGTTTAGTAGTGATCTTGTTGGGATGCAGCCTCGCGTACAAGAATTAGAAAAGCTTCTAAAATTGAACTCAAAAAATGATGATTTTCGAGTTCTTGGAATATGGGGGATGGGTGGAGTAGGAAAGACAACTCATGCTACTGTTTTGTATGATAGGATCTCTTATCAGTTTGATGCACGCTGTTTTATTAGTAACACTAGCAAACTTTATATGGAGGGTGGTGTCGTTGCGGTACAAAAACAAATTCTTCGTCAAACTCTTGACGAAAGAAATCTAGACTCGTACGATACTTGTGAAATCGCCGGGATTATGTTAAATAGGCTTCACAGTAGCATTAAGGTCCTTCTAGTTCTTGACAATGTTGATCAATTAGAGCAATTGCAGGAATTGGGTATAAATCCTAATTTACTTTGGAGTGGTAGTAGAATAATCATAACCACAAGGGATGAGCATATTTTAAGAGTATATGGGGCAGATACAGTACATAAAGTTCCCATGTTGAATAGTAATGATGCCTGTGAACTTTTTCGAACAAGAGCCTTCAGAGGTGAAGACCAAAGTAGCGATTGCGTTGAGTTGATTCCAGAGATACTAAAATATGCTCAAAATCTCCCGTTAGCAATTAAAGTAATAGGCTCTTTCTTGTGTACCCGAGATGCTACTCAGTGGAGAGATGCTTTGGATAGATTGAAGAACAATCCAGACAGTAAAATTATGGATGTGCTTCAGATGAGTGTTGATGGACTACAACATCAAGAGAAGGAGATATTTTTGCACATTGCTTGTTTCTTTAAAGGGGAGAGGGAAGTTTATGTTAATCGAATTCTAGATGCTTGTGGATTACACCCTCACATTGGAATTCAAAGAATCCTTGAGAAATCTCTAATTACCATTAAAAACCAGGAGATTCATATGCATGATATGTTACAAAAATTGGGCAAGAAAATCGTCCGACATCGATTTCCCGAAGAACCGGGATCATGGAGTAGATTATGGCAATACCATGATTTCTATCAAGTCTTGACAACAGAAACG GGAACAATCAATGTTAAAGCTATAGTTCTGGATCAAAAGGAAAGTTTCTCCAAATGCAGGGCTGAAGGATTTTCAAAAATGAGGAACCTTGCACTTCTCATATTGTATCATAACAACTTTTCAGGAAATTTGGATTTTCTTTCCAACAACTTGCGATATCTTTTGTGGCATGGATGCCCTTTTACTTCTTTGCCGTCAAATTTTGAGCCATATTATCTTGTGGAATTGAATATGCCTCATAGTAGCATTCAACGACTGTGGGAAGGTCGCAAG GAACTACCTAATTTGAAAAGGATGGATTTGAGCAACACCAAGTATCTTATAGAGACTCCAAAGTTTTTTTGGACCCCAAAATTGGAGCG CAGTTTGGTTGACCTTGATTTTGGTAGTGTATCAAGATTAAGTTCTTTGAGAGTTCTACGCCTTTCTGGTTGTACAAAACTTGAAAAGACTCCAGATTTTAACGGCACATCAAATCTCGAGTACCTTGATATGGACGAATGTACAACTTTATCCGAAGTTCATGAATCCATTGGGGATTTGACAAAGCTTAAATTCTTGAGTTTGAGAAACTGTACAAATCTGGTTGAAATGCCCGATAGGATTAAGAGGATGGTATCCCTTGTAACTCTAGATTTCTATGGTTGCTCAAGTCTTACAATTCTACCTAGTACTGATCATATGAGTTCTTTGATATCTCTAGATTTAAGCTTTTGCAATATTCATGAAGTACCAAATACTATTAAATGGTTATTCAGGTTAGAAAGACTAAATCTACAAGGAAACAAATTGCGTTCACTACCTGATTGTTTCTACTTTCTTGACAACCTAGCATATGTGAACTTATCTCATTGCCATGAGCTTAAAACTATTGAACTCGGCCCACCTCCAAAAAGTGTTTCTGGAGGAAAATATTTTAACATAGCAGCGGGATCTCGTGATCATAGGTCAGGATTTTATATATTTGACTGCCCTAAGTTCACGGTTAAATCCAAAAATCAATCCGTAGAATGTTCGTGGTTACAAAGACTACTTCTG AGTCCCTGTAACTTTCGGGGTGGCTTTGACATTGTTGTACCTTGTGATTGGAAAAACACTGTTTTTCCAGCAAGTAGTTGTATTCCAAGATGGTTCAATCACCAATTTGATGGCGGTTCAATAGTAAGGATAGTAGATTTTGATGAGTTTGACAAGAAGTTTGGCATTGCCTTCTGTGTGGCATTTGAGGTAAGCAATCATCTTGGGAATTCTGGTTCTCCACAGGATTCATTTTCCTCAACACTCCCACATCCTTTATATCTTTCTTTTGAAAGTGAACACACAGAGGAACGCTTCGATATGCCACTTAATTTGGAACTGCACAAAATTGATGGCTGCAAACATCTTTGGCTAATTTATATCTCTCGAGAGCACTGCCATTTCTTAAAAACTGGAGCGCATATCACATTTAAAGCCTGCCCAGGTTTGTTAATAAATAAATGGGGAGTACGCTTGGTAATGAAGAATCTAATGAAATCATATCCTGACTCTAGCTTCTTGGAACACTTACCAGACACTGATGCGCCCCAACTTTTCTTTGATTATGTACAAAAAACCAGCATTAGGTCTGGAACTAAAATCCAACTTCCTTACAATTGGTTGGTCACTGAAAAGGAAGAAGTTGAGAATTCTGGAGCCAAGTCAAAAGAAACTGATCTTTCCAATCTGGGCCTTTAG